A region of Thermotoga sp. Mc24 DNA encodes the following proteins:
- a CDS encoding competence/damage-inducible protein A: MKKAAIITIGSELLEGLILNKNAQFLCQELKNLGYRVVKVSTVGDDLDTISEEVKTLIPQVDLLVLTGGLGPTQDDLTRDAVAKSLNRSLKLDEALLSEIKAKIKKYHSEVPQNIERQALVIDGAEVLDNPVGSAPGQILTVDGKTIILLPGPPRELIPMFNALKDRLRTTDVLYQIVLKYYSIPEAVLEDLLKDILYSQNIVEVATMADHVEGVRLRLTTHMKNKEYLDEMVKKILEKTGEHLYGMNDEKMEEVVVRLLKDRKKTLAVAESCTGGMLSSLVVNVPGASEVFAGGVVAYSNDLKKHILGVREDTLRKHGAVSKECVQEMTEGLKKLTGADICVSISGIAGPLGGTPEKPVGTVFIDIFEHEHITMRYNFTGDRNTIRTRSAMMALENLRKYLKGREKV; encoded by the coding sequence ATGAAGAAAGCGGCGATCATCACTATCGGAAGCGAACTACTGGAAGGTTTGATACTCAACAAGAATGCGCAGTTCCTCTGTCAGGAATTGAAGAATCTTGGATATAGAGTTGTCAAGGTATCGACGGTAGGAGATGATTTGGACACCATCTCAGAAGAGGTGAAAACTCTCATTCCTCAGGTCGACCTCCTTGTTCTCACAGGAGGGCTCGGTCCCACACAGGATGATCTCACCCGAGATGCCGTCGCGAAATCGCTGAACAGGAGTCTCAAACTCGATGAGGCGCTTCTCTCGGAGATAAAAGCGAAGATAAAGAAATACCATTCCGAAGTACCACAGAACATTGAAAGACAAGCTTTAGTAATAGATGGTGCCGAAGTTCTGGACAATCCCGTGGGCAGTGCTCCAGGGCAGATTCTTACAGTAGATGGAAAAACCATAATTCTCCTACCAGGACCTCCCAGAGAATTGATCCCCATGTTCAATGCCCTTAAAGATCGGCTAAGAACGACGGATGTCCTGTATCAGATTGTGTTGAAATACTACAGTATTCCTGAAGCCGTTCTCGAAGATCTTTTGAAGGATATTCTTTATTCTCAAAACATAGTGGAAGTGGCCACCATGGCCGATCATGTAGAAGGAGTACGGCTCAGGTTGACCACCCACATGAAGAACAAGGAGTATCTGGATGAGATGGTGAAAAAGATACTCGAAAAAACTGGCGAACACCTCTACGGTATGAACGACGAAAAAATGGAAGAAGTCGTGGTTAGACTCCTGAAAGACAGGAAAAAAACGCTCGCTGTGGCAGAATCCTGCACGGGTGGCATGTTATCTTCTTTAGTGGTGAACGTCCCTGGGGCCTCAGAGGTTTTTGCCGGTGGTGTGGTGGCGTACAGTAACGATCTGAAAAAACACATCCTCGGTGTTAGAGAAGACACTCTCAGAAAACACGGTGCAGTGAGCAAAGAATGTGTGCAGGAGATGACGGAGGGTCTTAAAAAACTCACCGGAGCGGATATCTGTGTCTCCATCTCCGGAATAGCGGGCCCATTAGGTGGTACTCCGGAGAAACCTGTGGGGACGGTTTTCATAGATATCTTCGAACATGAACACATCACTATGAGGTATAATTTTACAGGCGATCGTAACACGATAAGAACCAGATCCGCCATGATGGCCCTGGAAAACCTCAGAAAATACTTGAAGGGGCGTGAAAAAGTATGA
- the cheA gene encoding chemotaxis protein CheA: MMEEYLGVFVDETKEYLQNLNDTLLELEKNPEDMELINEAFRALHTLKGMAGTMGFSSMAKLCHTLENILDKARNGDIKITSDLLDKIFAGVDMITRMVDKIVSEGSDDIGENIDVFSDTIKSFVSSGKKEASEIESETETKGEEEHKGESTSNEEAMVLPEEVVHVLQEARNKGFKTFYIKVILKEGTQLKSARIYLVFHKLEELKCEVVRTVPSVEEIEEEKFENEVELFVISPVDLEKLSEALSSIADIEKVIIKELTAVVEESKAEKRTEKEEKTEKAEEKIERKKVISQTVRVDIEKLDNLMDLMGELVIARSRILETLKKYNIKELDESLSQLSRITLDLQNVVMKIRMVPISFVFNRFPRMVRDLAKKMNKEVNFIMRGEDTELDRTFVEEIGEPLLHLLRNAIDHGIEPKEERIAKGKPPVGTLILSARHEGNNVVIEVEDDGRGIDKEKIIRKAIEKGLIDESKAATLSDQEILNFLFVPGFSTKEKVSEVSGRGVGMDVVKNVVESLNGSISIESEKDKGTKVTIRLPLTLAIIQALLVKVNNLVYAIPIANIDTILSISKKDIQRIQDRDVIVIRGEVVPVYRLWEVLQIEHKEELKEMEAVIVRVGNRKYGIVVDELLGQDDIVIKSLGKVFSDVKEFSGAAILGDGSIALIINVSGIV; this comes from the coding sequence ATGATGGAAGAATATCTCGGAGTGTTTGTCGATGAGACAAAAGAATACCTTCAGAATCTGAACGATACCCTCCTCGAACTGGAGAAAAACCCCGAGGATATGGAGCTCATAAACGAAGCGTTCAGGGCTCTTCATACCCTGAAGGGAATGGCAGGTACAATGGGGTTTTCCAGTATGGCGAAGCTCTGCCATACCTTAGAAAACATCCTCGATAAAGCCAGAAACGGCGATATAAAGATAACTTCTGATCTCCTCGACAAGATTTTCGCGGGGGTCGACATGATAACCAGAATGGTTGATAAGATCGTCTCCGAGGGAAGTGACGACATCGGAGAAAACATAGATGTGTTTTCGGACACCATAAAAAGCTTTGTTTCATCGGGAAAAAAGGAAGCCTCAGAGATCGAAAGTGAAACGGAAACAAAGGGTGAGGAAGAACACAAAGGAGAATCAACAAGCAATGAAGAAGCCATGGTTCTTCCTGAAGAAGTCGTCCACGTTCTTCAAGAAGCGAGAAACAAGGGCTTCAAAACGTTCTATATTAAAGTAATTCTCAAAGAAGGAACGCAACTGAAATCCGCCAGGATTTACCTCGTTTTCCACAAGCTTGAAGAACTGAAGTGTGAAGTTGTAAGAACGGTTCCTTCGGTTGAAGAGATAGAAGAAGAGAAATTCGAAAACGAAGTGGAACTCTTCGTCATCTCTCCTGTAGATCTGGAGAAACTTTCTGAAGCTCTGTCGAGCATCGCCGACATAGAGAAGGTAATAATCAAAGAATTAACCGCTGTCGTCGAAGAATCGAAGGCTGAAAAAAGAACCGAGAAAGAAGAGAAAACTGAAAAAGCTGAGGAAAAGATTGAAAGAAAAAAGGTTATTTCGCAAACAGTCAGGGTAGATATAGAGAAACTGGACAATTTGATGGACTTGATGGGAGAACTGGTCATCGCAAGAAGCAGAATACTGGAAACCCTCAAGAAATACAACATAAAAGAACTGGATGAGAGTCTGTCTCAGCTCAGCAGAATCACCTTGGACCTTCAAAACGTCGTGATGAAGATCAGAATGGTTCCCATTTCCTTCGTTTTCAACAGATTCCCTCGAATGGTGAGAGACCTCGCCAAGAAGATGAACAAAGAAGTGAATTTCATCATGAGAGGAGAAGACACAGAGCTCGACAGAACGTTCGTTGAAGAGATAGGCGAACCGCTGCTCCATCTCTTGAGAAACGCCATCGACCACGGTATAGAGCCCAAGGAAGAGCGAATAGCCAAAGGAAAACCCCCCGTTGGAACTCTCATTCTCTCGGCGCGTCACGAGGGAAACAACGTGGTAATAGAGGTCGAAGACGACGGAAGGGGTATAGACAAAGAAAAGATCATCAGAAAAGCCATAGAAAAGGGACTCATAGATGAATCAAAGGCCGCTACCCTTTCTGATCAGGAGATTCTGAACTTCTTGTTCGTCCCGGGATTCTCCACAAAAGAGAAAGTCTCAGAAGTGTCCGGAAGAGGAGTGGGAATGGACGTTGTAAAGAATGTTGTGGAATCTTTGAATGGAAGCATAAGCATAGAAAGCGAGAAAGACAAAGGAACAAAAGTCACGATAAGATTACCGCTCACTCTGGCCATCATTCAGGCGCTCCTCGTCAAAGTCAACAATCTCGTCTACGCGATTCCGATAGCGAACATAGACACGATACTCAGTATTTCGAAGAAAGATATCCAGAGAATCCAGGACAGAGATGTGATCGTTATAAGAGGAGAAGTAGTCCCTGTTTACCGCCTGTGGGAAGTGCTTCAAATAGAGCACAAAGAAGAACTGAAAGAAATGGAAGCGGTTATTGTGAGGGTAGGAAACAGAAAATACGGTATTGTTGTGGATGAACTTCTCGGTCAAGACGATATCGTGATAAAATCTCTTGGAAAGGTGTTCTCCGATGTGAAAGAATTCAGCGGAGCAGCCATCCTCGGTGATGGTAGTATAGCGCTGATAATCAACGTCTCCGGCATTGTATAA
- the cheW gene encoding chemotaxis protein CheW gives MKTLADALKEFEVLSFEIDEQTLAFDVDNIEMVIEKSDITPVPKSRHFVEGVINLRGRIIPVVNLAKILGISFDEQRMRSIIVARTKDVEVGFLVDRVLGVLRITENQLDLTNVSDKFGKKSKGLIKTDGKLIIYLDIDKIIEEITVKEGV, from the coding sequence GTGAAAACATTGGCGGATGCTTTGAAAGAATTCGAAGTTTTATCTTTCGAAATAGATGAACAGACACTGGCTTTTGATGTTGACAACATAGAGATGGTGATTGAAAAATCCGATATAACACCTGTGCCAAAATCACGACACTTCGTGGAGGGTGTGATCAATCTAAGGGGAAGAATCATTCCTGTAGTGAACCTCGCAAAGATTTTGGGCATTTCGTTTGATGAACAGAGGATGAGGAGTATAATTGTCGCCAGAACGAAGGATGTGGAAGTGGGATTCCTTGTCGATAGGGTCCTTGGAGTTCTGAGAATAACCGAGAATCAACTCGATCTGACGAACGTGTCCGATAAATTCGGTAAAAAATCAAAGGGTCTCATAAAAACCGACGGAAAGCTCATCATCTATTTGGACATCGACAAGATAATCGAAGAAATAACCGTTAAGGAGGGTGTGTAA
- the cheY gene encoding chemotaxis protein CheY, which produces MGKRVLIVDDAAFMRMMLKDIITKAGYEVAGEATNGREAVEKYKELKPDIVTMDITMPEMNGIDAIKEIMKIDPNAKIIVCSAMGQQAMVIEAIKAGAKDFIVKPFQPSRVVEALNKVSK; this is translated from the coding sequence ATGGGAAAGAGAGTTTTGATAGTCGATGATGCAGCGTTCATGAGGATGATGTTGAAAGATATCATCACAAAAGCGGGATACGAAGTTGCAGGGGAAGCAACGAACGGTCGTGAAGCCGTTGAAAAGTACAAAGAACTCAAACCGGACATCGTCACGATGGATATCACCATGCCGGAGATGAACGGTATCGATGCGATCAAAGAGATCATGAAGATCGATCCCAACGCAAAGATCATCGTCTGCAGTGCTATGGGACAGCAGGCAATGGTCATAGAAGCCATAAAAGCTGGAGCGAAAGACTTCATCGTAAAACCTTTCCAGCCTTCCAGGGTGGTAGAGGCTCTCAACAAGGTTTCGAAGTGA
- a CDS encoding FliO/MopB family protein produces MSGILQFLLAFGIVLFFLLLVYYFVKRGIFIQKGSSISVLERHYLDRKTFIAIVRVIDEYFVILVTDSGATVIKKLEDYEEKSFSSMFFKKLGRKIK; encoded by the coding sequence ATGAGCGGGATTTTACAGTTTCTTCTGGCGTTTGGGATAGTTCTCTTCTTTCTCCTTCTGGTTTACTATTTTGTGAAGAGGGGAATCTTCATTCAAAAGGGATCCAGTATTTCTGTTCTGGAAAGGCACTATTTGGATAGAAAGACTTTCATAGCCATTGTTAGAGTGATCGATGAATATTTTGTCATTTTAGTAACAGATTCTGGTGCTACCGTCATAAAGAAACTTGAAGACTACGAAGAGAAATCTTTCTCCAGCATGTTCTTCAAGAAATTGGGGAGAAAAATTAAATGA
- the fliP gene encoding flagellar type III secretion system pore protein FliP (The bacterial flagellar biogenesis protein FliP forms a type III secretion system (T3SS)-type pore required for flagellar assembly.), which produces MRKFLLILLILFPLLYFSQEIPFPSISIGVRPAEEPEDLVVTLEILLVLTVLALAPSILVLFTSFTRIIVVFSFFRNALGTRQTPPNQVMIGLALFLTFLIMQPVWNDIYNNAITPYLNKEMGYQEMFQRVNTRIREFMITELKNHHNEDNVFMLAKNSNIEIAKIEEAPNAVLIPAFVLGELEVAFKMGVVLYVPFIVIDMIVASILLAMGMIMIPPVFVSLPFKILIFVMANGWDLLVEGLIKSFVR; this is translated from the coding sequence ATGAGAAAGTTTCTCCTGATTCTTTTAATCCTTTTTCCCCTTTTGTATTTTTCTCAGGAGATACCTTTTCCATCAATATCCATAGGTGTAAGACCCGCTGAAGAACCAGAGGACCTCGTCGTTACTCTCGAGATCCTTCTTGTACTGACCGTACTGGCACTCGCACCCTCCATTCTCGTTCTCTTCACCTCGTTCACGCGCATAATCGTTGTCTTTTCATTTTTCAGAAACGCCCTTGGAACGCGTCAAACTCCACCAAACCAGGTCATGATAGGTCTTGCCCTTTTTCTCACATTTCTCATCATGCAACCCGTCTGGAACGATATCTACAACAACGCCATAACACCGTATTTGAACAAAGAGATGGGCTATCAGGAGATGTTTCAACGGGTAAACACCCGTATAAGAGAGTTCATGATCACCGAACTGAAGAATCATCACAACGAGGATAACGTCTTCATGCTGGCGAAAAACTCAAACATTGAAATCGCAAAAATCGAAGAGGCACCGAATGCCGTTCTGATACCAGCCTTCGTTCTGGGGGAATTGGAAGTTGCCTTCAAAATGGGAGTTGTTCTTTATGTACCTTTCATAGTGATAGACATGATAGTGGCCAGTATACTATTGGCGATGGGAATGATCATGATACCTCCGGTTTTTGTCTCTCTGCCGTTCAAAATTCTCATTTTCGTCATGGCAAACGGTTGGGATTTGCTTGTAGAAGGGTTGATAAAGAGTTTTGTGAGGTGA
- the fliQ gene encoding flagellar biosynthesis protein FliQ, whose protein sequence is MTVEVFLDIMKSGIGLLLEIIVPPLVVSLIVGLVISIFQAVTQIHEQTLMFAPRIIVLFLTILFLSGWMTQKILDFFIELLQKYFQMI, encoded by the coding sequence GTGACCGTAGAGGTCTTTCTGGATATAATGAAAAGTGGAATAGGACTTCTACTGGAAATCATCGTACCACCCCTCGTTGTGAGTCTCATCGTGGGACTTGTGATCAGCATCTTCCAGGCTGTTACGCAAATTCATGAACAGACGCTGATGTTCGCCCCCAGGATAATCGTGTTGTTTCTCACAATCCTGTTTTTGAGCGGTTGGATGACACAGAAAATCCTCGATTTCTTCATCGAGTTGCTTCAGAAATATTTTCAGATGATCTGA
- a CDS encoding lipid-binding SYLF domain-containing protein, producing the protein MKRFLVALTILTSSLFSFASAFDIIDESFLALKEFLDQPDSGAFLSLLERARGILIVPKYLKLGWVLGGQYGQGVLLKRDPETNTWYGPLFVKMYGLSFGPQIGFQSVSLIAVIMENVDAFAEGNITLGGSLSVAAGPLGRRLSADYNLDASVYSYSIARGFYAGFSLEGAKVDIDLDLTREYYNVYRIDSKEVLEKKVSGRAEKIVNLLNEKLTEK; encoded by the coding sequence GTGAAACGATTCCTCGTTGCTTTAACGATCCTCACATCTTCGCTGTTTTCTTTCGCAAGTGCGTTTGATATAATCGATGAATCGTTCCTCGCACTGAAAGAGTTCCTCGATCAACCAGATAGCGGTGCGTTCCTATCTCTCCTCGAGAGGGCCAGAGGTATACTCATTGTGCCCAAATATCTGAAACTCGGCTGGGTACTGGGAGGACAGTACGGTCAGGGAGTGCTTTTGAAAAGAGATCCAGAAACGAACACCTGGTACGGTCCTCTGTTCGTGAAGATGTACGGATTGAGTTTCGGTCCACAGATAGGATTTCAATCCGTTTCTCTCATAGCCGTCATCATGGAAAATGTCGATGCCTTCGCCGAGGGAAACATCACCCTCGGAGGATCACTGAGTGTCGCGGCGGGACCCCTTGGGAGAAGACTCAGTGCCGATTACAATCTCGACGCTTCTGTCTACTCGTATTCAATCGCACGTGGATTCTACGCGGGTTTCTCTCTGGAAGGAGCAAAGGTAGATATTGACTTAGACCTCACAAGGGAGTACTACAACGTGTACAGAATCGATTCCAAAGAAGTATTAGAAAAAAAGGTTTCGGGAAGAGCAGAAAAGATCGTAAACCTCCTGAACGAAAAGTTGACAGAAAAATAG
- the clpP gene encoding ATP-dependent Clp endopeptidase proteolytic subunit ClpP: MTVKEKKIIDQYVPIVVESTGRYERAYDIFSRLLKDRIVFLGSPIDDYVANLVIAQLLFLEAEDPDKDVYLYINSPGGSVTAGLAIYDTMQYIKCDVSTICVGQAASMAAVLLAAGAKGKRYALPNARIMIHQPLGGAEGPAKDVEIITRELLRIKDLLNRILSKHTGQPIEKIERDTDRDFFMSAEEAKEYGIVDKVVSTRE, from the coding sequence ATGACAGTGAAGGAAAAGAAGATAATTGATCAATACGTTCCCATAGTCGTTGAATCCACGGGAAGGTACGAGAGAGCCTACGACATTTTCTCGAGGCTTCTAAAGGACAGAATCGTTTTCCTCGGGTCTCCCATAGACGATTACGTGGCAAACCTGGTAATAGCTCAACTTCTGTTTCTGGAAGCGGAAGACCCAGATAAAGACGTCTACCTCTATATAAACTCTCCCGGAGGCTCTGTGACGGCGGGACTCGCCATCTACGATACGATGCAGTACATAAAGTGCGATGTCTCAACCATATGTGTGGGACAGGCGGCTTCCATGGCGGCTGTACTCCTTGCAGCTGGCGCAAAGGGGAAAAGATACGCGCTTCCGAACGCTCGAATAATGATACATCAGCCACTCGGTGGTGCTGAAGGACCTGCCAAGGATGTGGAGATCATAACGAGGGAACTTCTGAGAATAAAGGACCTCCTCAACAGGATTCTGAGCAAGCACACAGGACAGCCGATAGAGAAGATAGAGAGGGATACAGACAGGGACTTCTTCATGAGTGCAGAAGAAGCGAAAGAGTACGGGATAGTTGACAAAGTTGTCAGCACAAGAGAGTGA
- the tig gene encoding trigger factor, protein MEVKELERDRNRVVLEYVFEAEEIAQAEDKAVRYLNQRVEIPGFRKGRIPKNALKMKLGEDFQEYTLDFLMDLIPDTLKDRKLILSPIVTERELKDGTARVVVEVHEEPEVKIGDISKIEVEKVDEEKVLEKYVERRIEDLRESHALLEPKEGHAEAGDLVRVNMEVYNEEGKKLTSREYEYVISEDEDRPFVKDLVEKKKGDIVEIEREYEGKKYTYRLEVMEVYKRTLPEIGDEFAKSVNNEFETLEQLKESLKKEGKEIYDVEMKESMREQLLEKLPEVVEIEISDRTLEILANEAVNRLKKEGRYEQIVNSYESEEKFREELKKRILDDMKRDRVIEVLAQEKGISVSDEELEKEAEELAPFWGISPERAKSLVKARQDLREELRWAILKRKVLDLLLQEVKVKVVEPKGEGDDSEGKEDN, encoded by the coding sequence ATGGAAGTGAAAGAGCTTGAAAGAGACAGAAACCGTGTTGTGCTGGAGTACGTCTTTGAAGCAGAAGAGATCGCACAGGCCGAGGACAAAGCGGTCAGGTATCTGAACCAGAGGGTAGAGATCCCCGGCTTCAGAAAGGGACGAATTCCAAAGAATGCCCTGAAGATGAAACTCGGTGAAGATTTTCAGGAGTACACGCTCGACTTTCTCATGGACCTCATACCTGATACGCTCAAAGACAGGAAGCTCATTTTGTCTCCTATAGTTACTGAAAGAGAACTTAAAGACGGCACCGCCAGAGTGGTGGTGGAGGTTCATGAAGAACCGGAAGTGAAAATAGGTGATATCTCAAAGATAGAAGTGGAAAAAGTGGACGAAGAAAAGGTTCTGGAGAAATACGTGGAGAGGAGGATAGAAGATCTCAGGGAGAGTCACGCACTCCTCGAGCCCAAAGAAGGACATGCCGAAGCGGGAGATCTCGTGAGAGTGAACATGGAAGTGTACAACGAGGAAGGGAAAAAACTCACCTCTCGTGAATATGAGTACGTGATAAGTGAGGACGAAGACAGACCTTTTGTGAAAGACCTTGTGGAAAAAAAGAAAGGCGACATTGTGGAGATTGAAAGAGAGTACGAGGGAAAGAAGTACACATACAGGCTCGAAGTGATGGAAGTGTACAAACGTACTCTTCCGGAGATCGGCGATGAATTTGCAAAGTCAGTGAACAACGAATTCGAGACACTGGAACAGCTGAAAGAATCTTTGAAGAAAGAGGGAAAAGAGATCTACGATGTGGAAATGAAAGAGAGCATGAGAGAACAGCTTCTTGAGAAACTCCCCGAAGTTGTGGAGATCGAAATTTCCGATAGAACACTTGAAATTCTCGCAAACGAAGCGGTCAACAGGTTGAAGAAAGAAGGAAGATATGAACAGATTGTGAATTCATATGAGAGTGAAGAGAAATTCAGAGAAGAATTGAAGAAAAGAATTCTGGATGATATGAAGAGAGACAGGGTAATAGAAGTCCTTGCACAGGAGAAGGGAATCAGTGTAAGCGATGAGGAACTCGAAAAAGAAGCGGAGGAACTCGCTCCCTTCTGGGGAATCTCTCCTGAGCGTGCTAAGAGCCTTGTCAAAGCACGTCAGGACCTCAGAGAGGAATTGAGATGGGCCATTCTGAAAAGAAAGGTGCTCGATCTGTTACTTCAGGAAGTCAAAGTGAAGGTGGTTGAACCAAAAGGAGAGGGTGATGACAGTGAAGGAAAAGAAGATAATTGA
- a CDS encoding flagellar protein FliT has product MDIDEIERKIDEAIEREDYETLRSLLDKRKELMESLPKDKLSEILERDRKRLEIIEKRKTVLFREINVIREARSSLQKNIWTRGDTLGRG; this is encoded by the coding sequence ATGGACATCGATGAAATAGAAAGAAAAATAGACGAAGCGATTGAAAGGGAAGACTATGAAACGCTTCGTTCTCTTCTGGATAAAAGGAAAGAGTTGATGGAAAGTCTCCCAAAGGACAAACTGTCTGAGATCCTTGAAAGAGACAGAAAAAGATTGGAAATCATCGAAAAGAGAAAAACAGTGCTTTTTCGGGAGATCAATGTTATCAGGGAAGCCAGATCGTCTCTTCAAAAGAATATATGGACCAGAGGAGATACCTTAGGAAGAGGATAA
- a CDS encoding holo-[acyl-carrier-protein] synthase: protein MIIGVGVDILEIDRVPEKFAERILGKAEKRLFLARNRRKEFIAGRFALKEAFFKALGTGLNGHSFTDVEFLESGGRPVVCVHKDFGFFNYVHVSLSHDRFVVALVVLEKRKGDIIVEGDEDFLKERFEILGRSTEGWEIETSLPPFALKKLLENSNCRLVRYGNILIGE from the coding sequence ATGATAATTGGTGTGGGTGTTGACATTCTGGAGATAGATAGAGTACCAGAAAAATTCGCAGAAAGGATCCTCGGTAAAGCGGAAAAGAGACTGTTCTTGGCGAGAAATCGAAGGAAAGAGTTCATCGCTGGAAGGTTCGCTCTAAAAGAGGCTTTTTTCAAGGCTCTGGGAACGGGCTTGAATGGACACAGTTTCACGGATGTGGAATTTCTGGAAAGCGGTGGAAGACCGGTTGTATGTGTTCATAAGGATTTTGGTTTTTTCAACTACGTTCATGTTTCACTTTCTCACGATAGATTCGTTGTGGCTCTTGTTGTTCTCGAAAAAAGAAAAGGTGATATCATTGTAGAAGGTGACGAAGACTTTTTGAAGGAAAGGTTCGAAATCCTTGGAAGGTCAACCGAGGGGTGGGAGATAGAAACTTCTCTCCCGCCGTTTGCTTTGAAAAAACTTCTGGAAAACTCAAATTGCAGGCTTGTGAGGTATGGTAACATCCTCATCGGAGAGTGA
- a CDS encoding tRNA1(Val) (adenine(37)-N6)-methyltransferase, with amino-acid sequence MKFDPDIIRCVEIVDAGPQQKPTHASSLLVWYAKPSKDVRNVLELGSGVGTVSFALAKLYNVQVVGVEKEKELYEKALEGISLNKLEGKVSFVNSSVEELPFPWESFDMVVSNPPHHTKVKSPNHLRASTRSIEKRDIEKFVQATFRFLKNGGTAVYVLSPENLVEWLEMFLSFRLEPKRMCFVHGKIEKAATLVLLRLRKNGKRGLIVDPPVVLS; translated from the coding sequence ATGAAGTTCGACCCCGATATCATCAGATGTGTTGAGATAGTGGACGCGGGTCCTCAGCAAAAACCAACCCACGCCTCATCGCTTCTCGTATGGTATGCGAAACCATCCAAGGACGTCAGAAACGTTCTGGAACTTGGTAGCGGTGTGGGAACGGTGAGTTTTGCCCTCGCAAAGCTCTACAACGTGCAAGTGGTTGGAGTGGAAAAAGAAAAGGAATTGTACGAGAAGGCTCTCGAAGGTATCTCGTTGAACAAACTTGAGGGAAAGGTCTCTTTTGTGAATTCCTCGGTGGAAGAACTTCCCTTTCCATGGGAATCTTTCGATATGGTCGTTTCGAATCCCCCTCATCACACAAAGGTTAAAAGCCCCAACCACTTGAGAGCCTCCACCCGGAGCATTGAAAAGAGAGACATAGAAAAGTTTGTACAGGCAACGTTTCGTTTTTTGAAGAACGGGGGAACAGCCGTTTACGTTCTTTCGCCGGAGAACCTTGTGGAGTGGCTGGAAATGTTTTTGTCTTTCAGATTGGAGCCCAAGAGAATGTGTTTTGTCCATGGTAAAATTGAGAAGGCTGCAACCCTCGTTCTTTTAAGATTGAGGAAAAACGGAAAAAGGGGATTGATTGTAGATCCTCCGGTGGTCCTTTCATGA
- a CDS encoding GatB/YqeY domain-containing protein: protein MSLKEKLMSDLKEAMKNKDTIKMNTLRMILTTLRNLEVEKMKEATDEEVMEALMREAKKRREAIEEYEKHGREELAEKERKELEIIESYLPKQLSEDEIREIIMEAINEVGASSPKDLGKVMKVVMPRMKGRADGKLVNKMVREILESL, encoded by the coding sequence ATGTCTCTGAAGGAGAAACTAATGTCGGATCTGAAAGAGGCTATGAAAAACAAAGACACGATAAAGATGAATACCCTTCGCATGATACTCACAACCCTGAGGAATCTGGAAGTGGAAAAGATGAAGGAAGCCACGGATGAAGAAGTAATGGAAGCGTTGATGAGAGAAGCCAAGAAGAGAAGAGAGGCAATAGAGGAGTACGAAAAACACGGAAGAGAAGAACTCGCAGAGAAGGAAAGGAAAGAACTGGAAATAATAGAGTCGTACCTTCCGAAGCAGCTTTCGGAGGACGAAATCAGAGAGATCATCATGGAAGCGATAAACGAGGTGGGTGCTTCTTCTCCAAAGGATCTGGGAAAGGTTATGAAAGTAGTGATGCCAAGGATGAAGGGAAGAGCGGACGGGAAACTTGTGAACAAGATGGTCAGAGAGATCCTGGAATCGTTATGA